A window of the Bacteroidia bacterium genome harbors these coding sequences:
- a CDS encoding T9SS type A sorting domain-containing protein has protein sequence MKKIALVFLAFLAISAQAKKVKFAVDMTGWVVNATGMHVMGDFQVAAGYPLDWSPNSTPLNLEDSATNIYSIVVDIPAYQKYEYVFLNGDQSYDVEFVPVQSRVGYNFVDNRWLYVDSLANDTTFVGAILFAGNAPAGLALLRTKVNMSEVSVDPSGVHLFADFQNWNSESVYMYSFEAGIYEVISYVLPGTYSYLYLNGNSSQTQETVPVECQVNSSRSIQVLADTVLDPVCFSSCSNCLGTSVSDLSAENAFLYPNPASGSFFFRNNLAKEPETLVLLNATGKILASYIYSPGQEMEISLSELSAGLYFVKTSTSSQRLIVQ, from the coding sequence ATGAAGAAGATAGCTTTAGTTTTTCTAGCATTTTTGGCCATTTCAGCCCAAGCCAAAAAAGTAAAGTTTGCAGTAGATATGACCGGTTGGGTGGTAAATGCTACCGGAATGCATGTAATGGGCGACTTTCAGGTGGCAGCAGGATATCCCTTAGATTGGTCCCCGAATTCCACTCCGCTTAACCTGGAAGATTCCGCTACCAATATATACAGCATTGTGGTGGATATTCCGGCATACCAAAAATATGAATACGTTTTTTTGAATGGTGATCAGTCCTACGATGTAGAATTTGTTCCGGTTCAATCCAGAGTAGGTTACAATTTTGTAGATAATCGTTGGTTATATGTTGATTCCCTGGCAAACGATACCACCTTCGTTGGGGCTATCCTTTTCGCAGGAAATGCACCTGCAGGTTTAGCCTTGTTGAGAACCAAGGTAAATATGTCGGAAGTAAGTGTTGATCCTAGCGGAGTACATTTATTCGCCGATTTTCAAAACTGGAATTCTGAAAGTGTCTATATGTATTCCTTTGAGGCTGGTATTTATGAGGTAATTTCATATGTATTGCCGGGTACTTATTCCTATCTATATCTCAATGGAAATTCCTCCCAAACCCAGGAAACGGTTCCGGTTGAATGTCAAGTGAATAGTTCCCGTTCTATTCAAGTTTTAGCCGATACCGTTTTAGATCCGGTGTGTTTCTCAAGTTGCAGCAATTGCCTTGGAACTTCAGTATCGGATCTATCTGCTGAAAATGCATTTCTTTACCCCAATCCGGCCTCCGGTTCTTTCTTTTTCAGAAATAACCTGGCTAAAGAACCCGAAACCTTGGTATTGTTGAATGCAACAGGTAAAATCCTAGCTTCTTATATTTATTCGCCGGGTCAGGAAATGGAGATTTCTCTTTCAGAACTGTCTGCCGGTTTGTATTTTGTGAAAACTTCTACAAGCAGCCAACGCTTGATAGTTCAATAA
- a CDS encoding CotH kinase family protein — protein sequence MKRILCTLGSLFLTSVSVVAQGDFYDLNQIQKIEIFFSTPNWDYQMDTSKLGMDGYVFADSIRINGVTMDSVGVKYKGNSSYDSTYVKNPLHLSLDEFKSHTYQGFKDVKLGNGFDDPSQIREVLSYSLLANYMDCPRSNFAQVYINSNYLGVYSNVESVNKAFCSEHFGSSSNTFIKCNPLLNPSPSTKSNLKFLGSDSTSYFNFYEIKSDFGWTNLVNLCDSILNHPETIENMLDLDRVIWMLAFDNVLVNLDSYMGVFSQNYYLYRDGTKRYVPIVWDLNMSFGGFPYIGNAGSSMGTLTVANMQQLSPTIHATDLYWPLINRIQENPQYKRMYMAHIRTMVQEIISANSYLNLAQSFQALIDTAVQSETTGFYSYADFQGGLTQNVTNGNYSIPGIATLMNGRLSYFQTNSEFNLIPPVIASVNPSNLSPNLNSNIQILVSVSGATSVFLGLRNSSLERFIRYPMYDDGISDDGIAGNGIYGISITIQSLTPQYYVYAENNDAGIFSPARAEHEFYTIQATTGGESGIRLVINELMASNSSTATDEAGEFDDWIELYNLSSEPIDLSGFYLSDDSLSLTKWTFPDGSIIPGNGYYIVWADEDQTQGVNHSNFKLSATSESLTLSDTALHLIDAVVWGVQTSDISFARIPNGTGDFAITQPTFNAPNDDSGVDELGSSSLRIYPNPAKEELVVVFENQGLQELTIRNLLGIAVLETRVSSGQSLLLTGLNPGVYFLNLGGEIRKLVKE from the coding sequence ATGAAACGCATACTTTGTACATTGGGAAGCCTGTTCCTGACTTCAGTTTCTGTTGTTGCTCAAGGTGATTTCTATGACCTAAATCAAATACAAAAAATTGAAATTTTCTTTTCAACCCCCAATTGGGATTACCAAATGGATACCTCCAAGTTGGGCATGGATGGCTATGTTTTTGCCGATTCCATTCGAATCAATGGGGTAACCATGGATAGCGTAGGGGTGAAGTACAAAGGAAATTCTTCCTATGATTCAACTTATGTGAAAAATCCTTTGCACCTTTCTTTGGATGAATTTAAAAGTCATACCTACCAAGGTTTCAAAGATGTTAAATTGGGTAATGGCTTTGATGATCCTTCACAAATAAGAGAAGTGCTTTCTTATAGTCTTCTTGCTAATTATATGGATTGCCCCAGATCCAATTTTGCTCAGGTTTATATCAATTCCAATTACCTGGGAGTCTATTCCAATGTCGAAAGCGTTAACAAAGCCTTCTGTTCCGAACATTTTGGCAGTTCGTCCAATACCTTCATTAAATGTAATCCTTTATTAAATCCTAGTCCTTCCACTAAAAGCAATTTAAAATTTCTGGGTTCAGACAGTACATCCTATTTTAACTTTTATGAAATTAAATCGGATTTTGGATGGACCAATTTGGTTAATCTTTGCGATAGTATTCTTAATCATCCTGAAACAATTGAAAATATGCTCGATTTGGATCGAGTAATTTGGATGTTGGCGTTCGATAATGTTCTGGTAAATCTGGATAGTTACATGGGTGTATTTTCCCAAAACTATTATTTGTATCGCGATGGAACCAAAAGGTATGTTCCCATAGTTTGGGATTTGAATATGAGTTTTGGCGGTTTCCCGTATATTGGTAATGCAGGTTCCTCAATGGGTACTTTGACCGTTGCCAATATGCAACAATTGTCTCCAACCATTCATGCCACCGATTTGTACTGGCCTTTGATTAACCGAATCCAGGAAAATCCACAGTATAAACGTATGTATATGGCTCATATCCGTACCATGGTACAAGAAATTATTTCAGCTAATTCCTATCTTAATCTGGCCCAAAGTTTTCAAGCATTAATTGATACTGCTGTACAATCTGAAACAACCGGCTTTTACTCATATGCCGACTTTCAGGGCGGTTTAACACAAAATGTAACAAATGGAAATTATTCTATTCCTGGAATAGCTACTTTGATGAATGGACGCCTGAGTTATTTTCAAACCAATTCAGAATTTAATCTCATTCCGCCGGTTATTGCTTCTGTTAATCCTTCCAATCTTTCTCCGAATTTGAACTCCAACATCCAAATTTTAGTTTCGGTTTCCGGTGCTACTTCTGTGTTTTTGGGTTTGAGAAATAGTAGTTTGGAGCGATTTATCAGATATCCTATGTATGATGACGGAATTTCGGACGATGGAATTGCAGGTAATGGAATTTATGGAATTAGCATTACTATTCAATCCTTGACCCCTCAGTATTATGTGTATGCCGAAAACAACGATGCCGGAATTTTTTCTCCTGCCCGCGCCGAACATGAATTTTATACTATTCAGGCAACTACCGGAGGTGAATCTGGCATTCGGTTGGTTATTAATGAGTTAATGGCATCTAATTCTTCCACGGCCACCGATGAAGCCGGTGAGTTCGATGATTGGATTGAACTTTACAATTTAAGCTCTGAACCGATTGATTTATCGGGCTTTTACTTGAGCGATGATTCTTTATCTCTTACGAAGTGGACCTTCCCGGATGGATCTATTATACCTGGAAATGGTTATTACATTGTATGGGCTGATGAAGATCAAACACAGGGGGTTAATCATTCTAATTTTAAACTGTCGGCCACTTCAGAGAGTTTAACTCTTTCTGATACAGCTTTGCATCTTATCGATGCGGTTGTTTGGGGGGTACAAACTTCCGATATTAGTTTTGCCCGAATTCCAAATGGTACAGGGGATTTTGCCATTACTCAGCCTACGTTTAATGCACCAAACGACGATTCAGGTGTGGATGAGTTAGGTAGCAGCAGTTTGCGTATTTATCCCAATCCGGCTAAGGAAGAGTTGGTGGTAGTGTTTGAAAATCAGGGTCTTCAGGAGTTAACTATCCGGAATTTGCTTGGAATTGCAGTGTTGGAAACCCGGGTTAGTTCGGGCCAATCCTTGTTGCTTACCGGCCTAAATCCAGGAGTTTACTTTTTGAATCTTGGAGGAGAAATTCGGAAATTGGTAAAGGAATAA